The proteins below come from a single Malus domestica chromosome 03, GDT2T_hap1 genomic window:
- the LOC103418849 gene encoding protein disulfide isomerase-like 1-4, translating into MASRLVLAFALSALLFFSHSVFCKESHPIDDDDEDLSFLEEPTDHGDDAPHYPDPDHYDEDNYDDLENYSDFDEGGDHEDSYKEPEVDEKDVAVLKAANFSDVVEKNRFVMVEFYAPWCGHCQALKPEYAAAATELKGEDVILAKVDATEENELSQEYGIEGFPTIFFFIDGVHKPYAGQRTKEGIVTWIKKKIGPGIQNLTTLEDAERILTAESKVVLGYLNSLVGPESDELAAASRLEDEVSFYQTVDPKVAKLFHLDAEVKRPVLVLLKKEAEKLSYFDGKFDKTAIAEFVFANKLPLVITFTRDNAPQIFESTIKKQLLLFASSKDSEKVLPDFQKAAQLFKGKLIFVYVETDNEDIGKPVSDYFGVTSEAPTVLGYTGNDDGRKFFLDGEVTIANLKAFGEDFIEDKLKPFYKSDPIPESNDGDVKIVVGNNFDEIVLDESKDVLLEIYAPWCGHCQSLEPTYNKLAKHLRGIDSIVIAKMDGTTNEHPRAKADGFPTLLFFPAGNKSFDPISVDSDRTVVAFYKFLKKNASIPFKLQKPASTPKSEGSAATESKGSGRAEDSKDEL; encoded by the exons ATGGCGAGTCGACTCGTTCTCGCGTTCGCACTCAGCGctctcctcttcttctcccACTCAGTTTTCTGCAAGGAATCGCACCCCATCGACGACGACGATGAGGATCTCAGCTTCCTCGAGGAGCCCACCGACCACGGCGACGACGCGCCGCACTATCCAGATCCGGATCACTACGACGAGGACAATTACGACGATCTCGAGAACTACTCCGATTTTGACGAGGGCGGCGATCATGAGGACTCGTACAAGGAGCCGGAGGTGGACGAGAAGGACGTCGCCGTTTTGAAGGCGGCGAATTTCAGCGATGTGGTGGAGAAGAACAGGTTCGTCATGGTCGAGTTCTACGCGCCGTGGTGCGGACACTGCCAGGCTTTGAAACCGGAGTACGCGGCGGCAGCTACCGAGCTCAAGGGGGAAGATGTAATTTTGGCCAAGGTCGACGCGACGGAGGAGAACGAGCTGTCGCAGGAGTACGGCATCGAGGGTTTCCCGactatcttcttcttcattgatGGCGTTCACAAGCCTTACGCAGGCCAAAGGACCAA GGAGGGGATTGTAACCTGGATTAAGAAGAAGATTGGACCTGGCATCCAAAACTTGACCACATTGGAGGATGCGGAACGCATATTGACTGCTGAAAGCAAAGTCGTTTTGGGCTACCTCAACTCTTTGGTG GGTCCTGAGAGTGACGAGCTTGCCGCTGCttcaagacttgaagatgaGGTGTCCTTTTACCAAACTGTAGATCCTAAGGTGGCAAAACTTTTCCATCTTGACGCTGAAGTTAAGCGCCCTGTTTTGGTCCTGCTAAAGAAGGAGGCTGAGAAACTAAGCTATTTCG ATGGTAAATTTGATAAGACTGCAATTGCGGAGTTTGTCTTTGCGAACAAGCTACCTCTGGTTATCACCTTTACCAGGGATAATGCCCCACAAATTTTTGAAAGTACCATCAAGAAACAG CTGTTGCTCTTTGCCTCTTCAAAAGATTCAGAGAAGGTTCTCCCTGATTTTCAAAAGGCTGCACAACTTTTCAAAGGAAAG CTTATCTTTGTATATGTGGAAACGGATAATGAAGATATCGGAAAGCCAGTTTCGGATTATTTCGGTGTCACTAGTGAAGCTCCAACA GTTCTTGGGTACACTGGAAATGACGATGGTAGGAAATTTTTTCTTGACGGAGAGGTGACCATAGCTAATTTAAAG gCTTTTGGGGAGGACTTTATTGAGGACAAGCTTAAACCTTTCTATAAGTCGGACCCAATTCCTGAAAGT AACGACGGGGATGTGAAAATAGTTGTTGGGAATAACTTTGATGAAATTGTCTTGGACGAGTCAAAGGATGTTCTTCTCGAG ATATATGCACCCTGGTGCGGGCATTGCCAATCTCTGGAGCCAACCTACAACAAGCTTGCCAAACATCTACGAGGCATTGACTCTATTGTTATAGCCAAGATGGACGGAACCACAAATGAGCATCCCAGGGCAAAG GCTGATGGGTTCCCTACACTTCTATTCTTTCCAGCGGGAAATAAGAGCTTTGATCCA ATTTCCGTTGACAGCGACCGCACAGTGGTGGCATTCTACAAATTCCTCAAGAAAAACGCATCAATCCCTTTCAAGCTCCAAAAGCCAGCCTCAACACCAAAATCCGAGGGTTCTGCCGCTACAGAGAGCAAAGGGAGCGGCCGCGCCGAAGACTCGAAGGATGAATTGTGA
- the LOC103405444 gene encoding uncharacterized protein: MVSGPEVASYRDRHEFIYILSGWEGLAHDSKLLHDAVSRRNGLKVPEVDCGFANRRQFLAPFRGVRYHLQDFAGNDRDPVNANELFNLRHASLRNVVERIFGVFKSRFTIVKSAPPFPIKTQAKLVLAFAGLHNFLRKECRSDEFSIEQEDDESEDEENDDELGNQTQEQQRQIANAWRAGIATNMWTDVMSDSIQS; this comes from the exons ATGGTATCAGGACCCGAAGTAGCTAGCTATCGTGATCGTCATG AATTCATATATATTCTTAGCGGATGGGAGGGTTTAGCTCATGACTCCAAACTGTTACATGATGCTGTATCAAGGAGGAACGGACTTAAAGTGCCAGAAG TGGATTGTGGATTTGCAAATCGTCGTCAATTTTTAGCTCCGTTTCGAGGTGTTCGATATCATCTCCAAGATTTTGCTGGTAACGATCGTGACCCCGTAAATGCGAATGAGTTGTTCAATCTTCGACATGCTTCCTTGAGAAACGTAGTGGAGAGGATATTTGGTGTATTTAAATCTCGATTTACAATTGTTAAGTCCGCACCTCCATTTCCAATTAAAACACAAGCAAAGTTAGTGTTAGCTTTTGCAGGGTTGCACAACTTTCTTCGCAAAGAGTGCCGTTCTGATGAATTTTCAATCGAACAAGAAGATGATGAatctgaagatgaagaaaatgatgaTGAACTAGGTAATCAAACTCAAGAACAACAACGACAAATTGCTAATGCATGGAGAGCTGGCATAGCTACAAATATGTGGACAGATGTTATGAGTGATAGCATTCAAAGTTGA